Proteins from one Halovivax limisalsi genomic window:
- a CDS encoding DUF2240 family protein, which yields MSLRVVVAAPFGQRGTRTLRENEFVVALSMDRDWFSPDQAKRLVDVATEEGLLERTADDLAVTFDPAEVTVPEDFVPDEDLLLGRSTFERVLDALVAEGHPKHEAVGAINACQQELGVTIEVAAVVHARRRGLSVESYLDAARAAALED from the coding sequence ATGAGTCTCCGGGTCGTCGTCGCCGCGCCGTTCGGGCAGCGCGGGACGCGAACGCTTCGCGAAAACGAGTTCGTCGTCGCGCTGTCGATGGATCGCGACTGGTTCTCGCCCGACCAGGCCAAGCGCCTCGTCGACGTGGCGACGGAGGAAGGATTACTCGAACGGACCGCAGACGACCTCGCGGTGACGTTCGACCCGGCCGAGGTGACGGTGCCCGAGGACTTCGTCCCGGACGAGGACCTCCTGCTCGGCCGGTCGACCTTCGAGCGCGTCCTCGACGCGCTGGTCGCCGAGGGGCACCCGAAACACGAGGCGGTGGGGGCGATCAACGCCTGCCAGCAGGAACTCGGCGTGACGATCGAGGTGGCGGCGGTCGTCCACGCGAGGCGTCGCGGCCTGTCGGTCGAGTCGTACCTCGACGCTGCGCGGGCCGCCGCGCTGGAGGACTGA
- the trkA gene encoding Trk system potassium transporter TrkA codes for MRVVIVGAGAVGRTIAENLADGHDVIVIDQDEDIVEELTYELDVLSIAGDGTEIGTLREAEIGEADMVIACTDNDETNVVICGATKTESDAFTIARVRRRTLLETWQGSEGAFGVDFMVCTDLLTAQAIFRITGLPAATDVDMFAGGLVRMAEFEVREESPVAGQTVKEADRYDSLTFAAVFRDEEMLVATGETVICEGDRIVVIGSPESITKFANEVASVTDNGRKEVVIVGASEIGFQAAREFEEHGHNLRLIERDPDRAREAAEALPNTMVLQSDATDTDFLMREHIDEADVLVAALDSDEKNLLAALLAHRVGVERTVAVIENVEYAALFEMVGVDVVINPREETAEEIVRFTRAARTEKVAMLEHDRAEVIEIEVGPGSTLTGRTIEEGTRDLPDGVVIGAISRGGELVTPRGTTVVREGDHVVVFVDAAILDEVIDLL; via the coding sequence GTGCGCGTCGTGATCGTCGGCGCCGGCGCGGTCGGCCGGACGATCGCGGAGAACCTGGCGGACGGGCACGACGTCATCGTGATCGACCAGGACGAGGACATCGTCGAGGAGCTCACCTACGAGCTCGACGTGCTCTCGATCGCCGGCGACGGGACCGAGATCGGGACGCTCAGGGAGGCGGAGATCGGCGAGGCCGACATGGTCATCGCGTGTACGGACAACGACGAGACGAACGTCGTAATCTGCGGCGCGACGAAGACCGAGAGCGATGCGTTCACCATCGCTCGCGTCCGCCGCCGAACCCTCCTCGAAACGTGGCAGGGCTCGGAGGGCGCCTTCGGCGTCGACTTCATGGTCTGTACCGATCTCCTGACGGCCCAGGCCATCTTCCGCATCACCGGCCTGCCCGCGGCGACCGACGTCGACATGTTCGCCGGCGGGCTCGTCAGGATGGCGGAGTTCGAGGTCCGGGAAGAGAGTCCCGTCGCCGGCCAGACCGTCAAGGAGGCCGATCGCTACGACTCGCTGACCTTCGCCGCGGTCTTCCGGGACGAGGAGATGCTCGTCGCCACGGGCGAGACGGTCATCTGCGAGGGCGATCGCATCGTCGTCATCGGGAGCCCGGAATCGATCACCAAATTCGCGAACGAGGTCGCCTCGGTCACCGACAACGGTCGGAAGGAGGTCGTCATCGTCGGGGCGAGCGAGATCGGGTTCCAGGCCGCCCGGGAGTTCGAAGAGCACGGCCACAACCTCCGGTTGATCGAACGCGATCCCGATCGGGCCAGGGAGGCCGCCGAAGCCCTCCCGAACACGATGGTGCTGCAGAGCGACGCCACCGATACCGACTTTCTCATGCGCGAGCACATCGACGAGGCCGACGTCCTCGTCGCCGCCCTCGACAGCGACGAGAAGAACCTCCTGGCCGCGCTGCTGGCCCACCGCGTCGGCGTCGAACGCACCGTGGCGGTCATCGAGAACGTCGAGTACGCCGCCCTGTTCGAGATGGTCGGCGTCGACGTCGTGATCAATCCGCGCGAGGAGACCGCCGAGGAGATCGTTCGTTTCACGCGCGCTGCGCGGACCGAGAAGGTGGCGATGCTCGAACACGATCGAGCGGAAGTCATCGAGATCGAGGTCGGTCCCGGGAGTACGCTGACCGGGCGGACGATCGAAGAGGGGACGCGCGACCTGCCGGATGGGGTCGTCATCGGCGCCATCTCCCGGGGCGGAGAGCTCGTCACCCCGCGCGGCACCACCGTCGTCAGGGAGGGCGACCACGTCGTCGTCTTCGTCGACGCCGCGATCCTCGACGAGGTCATCGATCTCCTATAG
- a CDS encoding 30S ribosomal protein S8e, with amino-acid sequence MQDQVRSTRKRTGGRLKHARNHRKDELGREPTETQVGEPRYKTVDVRGDNVKTRALATDVAHVNTGGETVTAEIENVVENEANPNYVRRNIITKGAVIETGEGTARVTSRPGQTGQVNAVLLD; translated from the coding sequence ATGCAAGACCAGGTCCGCTCGACTCGCAAGCGAACCGGAGGCCGACTCAAGCACGCGCGCAACCACCGCAAGGACGAACTCGGGCGCGAACCGACCGAGACGCAGGTGGGCGAGCCGCGCTACAAGACCGTCGACGTCCGCGGCGACAACGTCAAGACCCGCGCGCTCGCGACCGACGTCGCCCACGTCAACACCGGCGGCGAGACGGTCACTGCCGAGATCGAGAACGTCGTCGAGAACGAGGCCAACCCCAACTACGTCCGCCGGAACATCATCACGAAGGGCGCGGTCATCGAGACCGGCGAGGGCACCGCCCGCGTCACCTCGCGACCCGGCCAGACCGGCCAGGTCAACGCCGTCCTGCTCGACTGA
- a CDS encoding HAD family hydrolase: protein MYRAVVFDLDETLAVPDRDRETLLAEAAESVGEPPLSRAAYLEAHRRNLTSETREPIFAELLAERETETDPEAFAAAYRESVTASLAPVPGVESALETLRESYRVGLLTNGPVRAQRAKLDALGWEDAFDAALVTGELDAGKPQPEAFAAILDELDVSADEAVYVGDDVDADVRGASDAGMDVVQVLVGDATPDPRADAAVEQERLGRELPAIIAQLEADRRQE from the coding sequence ATGTACCGCGCGGTGGTCTTCGACCTCGACGAGACGCTCGCCGTGCCCGACCGCGACCGGGAGACGCTGCTGGCCGAAGCGGCCGAATCGGTCGGCGAACCCCCGCTCTCACGGGCGGCCTACCTCGAGGCCCACCGCCGGAACCTGACGAGCGAGACGCGCGAGCCCATCTTCGCGGAGTTGCTCGCCGAGCGCGAGACCGAAACCGACCCGGAAGCGTTCGCCGCAGCCTACCGCGAGTCGGTCACCGCCTCGCTCGCGCCGGTACCAGGCGTCGAATCCGCGCTCGAAACCCTCCGGGAGTCCTACCGCGTCGGTCTCCTGACGAACGGGCCCGTCCGGGCTCAGCGGGCCAAACTCGACGCGCTCGGCTGGGAGGACGCCTTCGACGCGGCCCTGGTCACCGGCGAACTCGACGCCGGGAAACCCCAACCCGAGGCGTTCGCCGCGATCCTCGACGAACTCGACGTCTCCGCCGACGAGGCCGTCTACGTCGGCGACGACGTCGACGCCGACGTGCGGGGCGCGAGCGACGCCGGCATGGACGTCGTCCAGGTGCTCGTCGGGGACGCGACGCCCGATCCGCGGGCGGACGCCGCCGTCGAACAGGAGCGGCTCGGACGCGAACTCCCGGCGATCATCGCCCAACTCGAGGCGGATCGCCGCCAAGAGTAA
- a CDS encoding universal stress protein, with the protein MHFRHLLIPVASEADATVTCHALSGHLDDVDRVTAVHVIEKAGGAIDKAPLEKRKDDSADILEAVEDALDDRVRVETDRYYGTDVAETIFEAADDVDADAVAFRARGGSRIARLLAGDVSTRLVTDPAVPVVSLPEPAE; encoded by the coding sequence ATGCACTTTCGACACCTGCTGATTCCGGTCGCCTCCGAGGCCGACGCGACCGTCACCTGTCACGCGCTCTCGGGCCACCTCGACGACGTCGATCGGGTCACGGCGGTCCACGTCATCGAGAAGGCGGGCGGCGCGATCGACAAGGCGCCGCTCGAAAAACGAAAGGACGACTCGGCGGACATCCTCGAGGCCGTCGAAGACGCACTCGACGATCGGGTTCGGGTCGAAACGGACCGATACTACGGCACCGACGTCGCGGAGACGATCTTCGAGGCCGCCGACGACGTCGACGCGGACGCTGTCGCGTTCCGCGCACGCGGCGGCAGTCGCATCGCCCGGCTGTTGGCGGGTGACGTCTCGACGCGGCTCGTGACGGATCCGGCGGTCCCGGTCGTCTCGCTCCCCGAACCGGCCGAATAG
- a CDS encoding formate/nitrite transporter family protein yields MSGPTRPDGGEEGGRVPPPSDANESVRDAVERSRSGAPAVGSVVRDRFSSDEVFQRIIAAADEEVTESSRELYFSGLAAGFAITITFLLYASVSAQTESAVVASMLYPLGFVYIIIGGYQLYTENTLPPVALTLERLASIPALLRHWGIVLSGNFTGGALGAVVLTWGGVFEPDATRKAIDIARKGAFETGWWSLFFKALFAGLIVAGVVWVGFAATDTISRVLVVYLAFLAIPLGNLFHVVVSFTEVLFLVFNQELALLRGLSGFVLPVLLGNTIGGVVLVTVVNYYQTSEDRLSSARIKGLDRRLTVPEVLFGRVAGRSYVPILDAAEAALVDDDCYRVMVPITNPRTDADLVELGAIIASQQENDPTVHVLHVVQAPDALSLGSGGHDERIRGESEKHLEGAHELADRYDVDIETSSVATHRSFEEIFSAARRTRPNMVVMKWGENQLWTAARAERPVEELTNQLPCDFLIVSDRGHDASSILLPTAGGPDSDLSAEVARALRAVAGTEVSLLHVVDDPSYAEAGERFLSEWADDHGLGDATLIVDDSGDVEAAIEREAETHSIVLLGATERGLLTRLLSDSLHLDVVGEVEGTVMLAERPSERSLRERLFGTGRREHSAERTPGDD; encoded by the coding sequence ATGAGCGGACCGACGCGACCGGACGGCGGTGAAGAGGGAGGTCGAGTGCCGCCGCCGTCGGACGCCAACGAATCCGTCCGGGACGCCGTCGAGCGGTCCCGGAGCGGGGCGCCGGCGGTCGGGTCGGTCGTCCGCGACCGATTCTCGTCGGACGAGGTGTTCCAGCGGATCATCGCGGCGGCCGACGAGGAAGTCACCGAGAGCAGCCGCGAGTTGTACTTCAGCGGCCTGGCCGCCGGCTTCGCCATCACGATCACCTTCCTGCTGTACGCCTCGGTCTCCGCCCAGACCGAGAGCGCCGTCGTTGCCTCGATGCTCTACCCGCTCGGCTTCGTCTACATCATCATCGGCGGCTACCAGCTCTACACGGAGAACACGCTCCCGCCGGTCGCGCTGACGCTCGAACGGCTGGCGAGCATTCCCGCGTTGCTTCGCCACTGGGGGATCGTCCTCTCGGGGAACTTTACCGGCGGCGCCCTGGGGGCGGTGGTCCTGACCTGGGGAGGCGTTTTCGAACCGGATGCCACCAGGAAAGCCATCGACATCGCCCGAAAGGGCGCATTCGAGACGGGCTGGTGGTCGTTGTTCTTCAAGGCTCTGTTCGCCGGGCTGATCGTCGCCGGCGTCGTCTGGGTCGGCTTCGCTGCGACCGACACCATTTCGCGGGTGCTCGTGGTCTACCTGGCGTTTCTGGCGATTCCACTCGGGAACCTCTTTCACGTCGTCGTCTCGTTCACCGAGGTGCTCTTTCTCGTGTTTAACCAGGAGTTGGCACTCTTACGGGGTCTCTCCGGTTTCGTGCTTCCGGTGTTGCTCGGCAACACCATCGGCGGGGTGGTCCTCGTCACCGTCGTCAACTACTACCAGACGAGCGAGGATCGGCTCTCCTCCGCGCGGATCAAGGGGCTGGACCGCCGGCTCACCGTCCCGGAGGTGCTGTTCGGCCGGGTGGCGGGGCGATCGTACGTGCCGATCCTCGACGCGGCGGAGGCCGCCCTCGTCGACGACGACTGCTACCGCGTGATGGTCCCGATCACGAACCCGCGGACCGACGCGGACCTCGTCGAACTCGGCGCCATCATCGCCAGTCAGCAGGAGAACGACCCGACGGTACACGTCCTCCACGTCGTGCAGGCGCCCGACGCCCTGTCGCTCGGCAGCGGGGGTCACGACGAGCGCATTCGCGGCGAGTCCGAGAAGCACCTGGAAGGCGCCCACGAGCTGGCCGATCGCTACGACGTGGACATCGAGACCTCCTCGGTGGCCACGCACCGCTCGTTCGAGGAGATCTTCAGCGCGGCCAGGCGGACGCGGCCGAACATGGTCGTCATGAAGTGGGGCGAGAACCAGCTCTGGACGGCGGCCCGCGCCGAGCGCCCCGTCGAGGAGCTGACGAACCAGCTGCCCTGCGATTTCCTCATCGTCAGCGATCGCGGCCACGACGCCTCGAGCATCCTCCTGCCGACCGCCGGCGGCCCCGATTCCGATCTGAGCGCGGAGGTCGCTCGCGCGCTCCGCGCGGTCGCGGGGACCGAGGTCTCGCTGCTGCACGTCGTCGACGACCCGTCGTACGCGGAGGCCGGCGAGCGGTTCCTCTCCGAGTGGGCCGACGACCACGGGCTCGGAGACGCCACCCTGATCGTCGACGACTCGGGCGACGTCGAGGCGGCGATCGAACGGGAAGCGGAGACCCACTCGATCGTCCTCCTCGGCGCGACCGAACGGGGACTCCTGACACGGCTCCTCTCGGACTCGCTGCACCTCGACGTCGTCGGCGAGGTTGAGGGGACCGTGATGCTCGCGGAACGACCGTCCGAGCGCTCGCTTCGCGAACGCCTCTTCGGCACCGGGCGGCGCGAACACTCGGCCGAGCGCACGCCTGGCGACGACTGA
- a CDS encoding TrkH family potassium uptake protein — MNAHLRVDVRAGLSLVGTLTAALSAAYVVPIVVSLAYGGEDLWVFVATLLITAGFGLALRTLDPDPDPGAREAFMVVALTWLFAAIFGALPYVLAGNGTVATPVNAVFESMSGFTTTGATVMDEISLETHSHAMLMWRQLTQWLGGMGIIVLAVAILSEMAVGGAQLMRAETPGPGVSKLTPHIAQTARVLWLAYVFFTVAFIVILAILGAFEIAPEMNLYNAIAHGFSTLPTGGFSPEGQSIAAFSPIVQWTFVPFIFVAGVNFVLWWHVLTGDAWSLVSDSEFRAYLGVVTALSALGTLVLFFSSLETEATGMIGGNIEKSLRYAVFQIVSLTNSTGFANMDFYEWSGPAKGVLLFAMFVGGSTGSTGGGIKILRWLVILKTLRRQLFTTVHPEAVRPVRMNGRILDEDAVRGIYAFTLLYLVLFFVGIALFAADASRAGVDFTLLDVISASVASLGNIGPGLGQLTGPMGGYLEFPIPSKLLMICYMWIGRLEIFPVLVLLTRAYWRS; from the coding sequence ATGAACGCACACCTCCGCGTCGACGTCCGTGCGGGCCTGAGCCTGGTCGGGACGCTCACGGCGGCGCTCTCGGCCGCCTACGTCGTTCCGATCGTCGTCTCGCTCGCGTACGGCGGCGAGGATCTGTGGGTGTTCGTCGCGACGCTCCTCATCACCGCCGGGTTCGGACTGGCGCTGCGGACGCTCGACCCCGATCCGGATCCGGGGGCCAGGGAGGCGTTCATGGTCGTCGCGCTCACCTGGCTGTTCGCGGCCATCTTCGGCGCGCTCCCGTACGTCCTGGCCGGGAACGGGACCGTCGCCACGCCGGTCAACGCCGTCTTCGAGAGCATGAGCGGGTTCACCACGACCGGAGCCACCGTGATGGACGAGATTTCGCTCGAGACGCACTCGCACGCGATGCTCATGTGGCGCCAGCTCACGCAGTGGCTCGGCGGCATGGGGATCATCGTCCTCGCGGTGGCGATCCTCTCCGAGATGGCCGTCGGGGGCGCGCAGTTGATGCGCGCGGAGACGCCCGGTCCCGGCGTCTCGAAGCTGACGCCTCACATCGCCCAGACGGCACGGGTTCTCTGGCTCGCCTACGTCTTCTTCACGGTGGCGTTCATCGTCATCCTCGCTATCCTCGGCGCCTTCGAGATTGCACCGGAGATGAACCTGTACAACGCGATCGCCCACGGCTTCTCGACGCTGCCGACCGGCGGCTTCTCGCCGGAGGGCCAGAGCATCGCGGCGTTCTCCCCGATCGTCCAGTGGACGTTCGTCCCGTTCATCTTCGTCGCCGGCGTGAACTTCGTCCTCTGGTGGCACGTCCTCACCGGCGACGCGTGGTCGCTCGTCAGCGATTCGGAGTTCCGGGCCTACCTGGGCGTCGTCACCGCGCTCTCGGCCCTCGGGACGCTCGTCCTCTTTTTCTCCTCGCTCGAGACGGAAGCGACCGGCATGATCGGTGGCAACATCGAAAAGTCGCTTCGCTACGCCGTCTTCCAGATCGTCTCGCTGACCAACTCGACCGGGTTCGCGAACATGGACTTCTACGAGTGGAGCGGTCCGGCGAAGGGCGTGCTCCTGTTCGCGATGTTCGTCGGCGGCTCGACCGGGTCGACCGGCGGGGGCATCAAGATCCTTCGCTGGCTCGTGATCCTGAAGACCCTTCGGCGCCAGCTCTTCACCACTGTCCACCCCGAGGCCGTCCGACCGGTTCGAATGAACGGGCGCATCCTCGACGAGGACGCCGTCCGCGGCATCTACGCCTTCACCCTCCTGTACCTCGTGCTCTTCTTCGTCGGCATCGCCCTGTTCGCCGCGGACGCCTCGCGCGCCGGCGTCGATTTCACGCTGCTCGACGTCATCAGCGCCTCGGTCGCCAGTCTCGGGAACATCGGCCCCGGCCTGGGCCAGCTCACCGGCCCGATGGGCGGCTACCTGGAGTTCCCGATCCCGTCGAAACTCCTCATGATCTGCTACATGTGGATCGGTCGTCTCGAAATCTTCCCCGTCCTCGTCCTCCTGACGCGGGCGTACTGGCGGTCCTGA
- a CDS encoding TrkH family potassium uptake protein — MRIRVDWRSSLSFTGTVLKWLSVPLAAPLALALFDGDDVLAFGATIAVTAVVGFALERLSDERDLDHREGLLVVAAIWLGVALVGAIPFLVVGSTLPADASAFSLAGFPRELGGLVNALFESTSGLTTTGATIMTEWDFENQSRAILLWRQLLQWLGGLGILIIAIGLLSNLMVGGAQLMETETQTKNVTKLTPEIEQTARIIWGLYVGLTILATAVFYGLNLVGLADEMTLFNAVAHALTSVSTAGFSPEARSIAAFSPAVQWAVIPVMLVGATNFILLWYLVQGDVERPLRSEELRFYLGVVAVAATLVIAILIGDPEIGQTVEASIRHGLFNVVSILTTTGYASVDYTAWGPGAQHILFLCMFVGGMAGSTTCSIKTVRWLVILKGLRRNLFVAAHPQAVRPVRLGDSVVDEETIGDIFSYVMLALLIFFGLTVLLVADASRAADPVSEFEALGAAASIVLNIGPAFGAAGPMGNYLVFPTSSRFVMVLMMWIGRIEFVPVLVLLLPAFWRE, encoded by the coding sequence ATGCGCATCCGGGTCGACTGGCGGTCGAGTTTGAGCTTCACCGGGACGGTCCTGAAGTGGCTCTCGGTGCCGCTCGCCGCCCCGCTCGCGCTCGCGCTCTTCGACGGGGACGACGTCCTCGCGTTCGGCGCGACGATCGCCGTGACGGCCGTCGTCGGGTTCGCGCTCGAACGGCTGTCGGACGAGCGCGACCTCGACCACCGCGAGGGATTGCTGGTCGTCGCCGCGATCTGGCTCGGCGTCGCGCTGGTCGGCGCGATCCCGTTTCTCGTCGTCGGATCGACGCTGCCGGCGGACGCGTCGGCGTTCTCCCTCGCCGGCTTTCCCCGCGAACTCGGCGGGCTCGTCAACGCCCTCTTCGAGAGCACGAGCGGGCTCACGACGACCGGGGCGACGATCATGACCGAGTGGGACTTCGAGAACCAGTCGCGGGCCATCCTGCTCTGGCGACAGCTCCTGCAGTGGCTGGGCGGGCTGGGCATCTTGATCATCGCGATCGGCCTCCTCTCGAACCTGATGGTCGGCGGCGCCCAGCTGATGGAGACCGAGACGCAGACGAAGAACGTCACCAAACTCACCCCCGAGATCGAGCAGACGGCCCGGATCATCTGGGGACTGTACGTCGGATTGACGATCCTCGCCACCGCCGTCTTCTACGGGCTCAACCTGGTGGGCCTCGCGGACGAGATGACCCTCTTCAACGCCGTCGCCCACGCGCTGACGAGCGTCTCGACGGCGGGGTTCTCGCCCGAGGCCCGGAGTATCGCGGCCTTCTCACCCGCAGTGCAGTGGGCCGTCATCCCCGTGATGCTCGTCGGGGCCACGAACTTCATCCTGCTGTGGTACCTCGTCCAGGGCGACGTCGAACGGCCGCTTCGATCCGAGGAACTGCGATTCTACCTCGGCGTCGTCGCCGTCGCCGCGACGCTCGTGATCGCGATCCTGATCGGCGATCCGGAGATCGGCCAGACGGTCGAGGCGTCGATCAGACACGGGCTGTTCAACGTCGTCTCGATACTCACGACGACCGGCTACGCCTCGGTCGACTACACCGCGTGGGGTCCCGGCGCCCAGCACATCCTCTTTCTGTGCATGTTCGTCGGCGGGATGGCCGGGTCGACGACGTGTTCGATCAAGACGGTCCGCTGGCTCGTCATCCTGAAGGGTCTGCGGCGAAACCTGTTCGTCGCCGCCCACCCGCAGGCGGTCCGGCCGGTCCGGCTCGGCGACTCGGTCGTCGACGAGGAGACGATCGGCGACATCTTCTCGTACGTGATGCTCGCCCTGCTGATCTTCTTCGGGCTGACGGTTCTGCTGGTCGCGGACGCCTCGCGCGCGGCCGACCCCGTCTCGGAGTTCGAAGCCCTCGGCGCCGCGGCCTCGATCGTGCTCAACATCGGCCCCGCGTTCGGCGCGGCGGGACCGATGGGCAACTACCTCGTCTTTCCCACGTCGAGCCGGTTCGTCATGGTCCTCATGATGTGGATCGGGCGGATCGAGTTCGTCCCCGTGCTCGTCCTGTTGCTGCCGGCGTTCTGGCGCGAGTGA